From the Gasterosteus aculeatus chromosome 13, fGasAcu3.hap1.1, whole genome shotgun sequence genome, one window contains:
- the ube2d4 gene encoding ubiquitin-conjugating enzyme E2 D4 produces the protein MALKRIQKELSDLQKDPPAQCSAGPVGEDLFHWQATIMGPSDSPYQSGVFFLTIHFPTDYPFKPPKVAFTTKIYHPNINSNGSICLDILRSQWSPALTVSKVLLSICSLLCDPNPDDPLVPEIAHTYKADRERYNKSAREWTHKYAM, from the exons ATGGCGTTGAAAAGAATTCAGAAG GAGCTGTCTGACCTGCAGAAGGACCCGCCTGCTCAATGCTCCGCTGGACCAGTTGGAGAGGATT TGTTTCATTGGCAGGCAACAATAATGGGTCCG AGCGACAGCCCTTACCAGAGCGGAGTGTTTTTCCTCACCATTCACTTCCCGACAGATTACCCCTTCAAACCACCCAAA GTTGCATTCACAACAAAAATTTACCACCCAAATATCAACAGCAATGGGAGTATTTGTCTGGATATACTGAGATCACAATGGTCACCTGCACTTACAGTATCAAAAG TATTATTGTCTATCTGCTCTCTTCTTTGTGATCCAAACCCGGACGACCCACTGGTACCAGAGATCGCCCACACATACAAGGCCGACAGGGAAAG GTACAACAAATCGGCAAGAGAATGGACGCATAAGTATGCAATGTGA